One genomic window of Meles meles chromosome 3, mMelMel3.1 paternal haplotype, whole genome shotgun sequence includes the following:
- the LOC123938595 gene encoding nucleolus and neural progenitor protein-like, translating to MATVHPGLEPWNRVRIPKAGSHSAVTVPDPDAALDLCVAAVIRECCLVTLSLKNQILDAETDVLCAVLYSNHNRMGRHKPHLALKQVEQCLKRLKNMDLEGSIQHLSELFSSNENQPVNTKACVIPSQPVVELVLMKILGACKLLLRFLDCCCKTFLLTVKHLGLQEFIILNLVMVGLVSRLWVLYKGVLKRLTSLYEPLFGLLQQVSRIQPLPYFKDFTFPSDIAEFLGQPYFEVFKKKMPTAFAAKGVTKLLNKLFLSKEQSPRSSQETIHRISKKAKQMRINTQNNVDLGKPIKNKKVFKEKSSEFDVRAFCKQLKHKATQETNLKCSQSKLKATKHSCQKATGTPCAKSFVQRFREAESFTQLAEEIRTAILWCRSKKLKAQASFLGNKLLKSNRLKHVEAQGCSLPKKLECIKTSICNCLLRGSGIKTSKCHVRRRRSQNRFLLEQRKLQRKLQLTLSKEIQPSSQGNQNATDSSKWRLSQYTVQRNDLSPNSKLLLSSRISNPVIQTKEKQIQENLTGRTENETDSWTVLQMNKHNASGTIKETDDIDDIFALMGV from the exons ATGGCTACGGTGCACCCGGGCCTGGAGCCGTGGAACCGCGTGAGAATTCCGAAGGCGGGGAGCCACAGCGCTGTTACCGTACCGGACCCCGACGCAGCTCTAGATCTTTGTGTTGCAGCTGTAATTAGAGAATGCTGTCTTGTTACACTGTCACTGAAGAACCAAATCTTAGATGCAGAGACAGATGTGCTATGTGCAGTCCTCTACAGCAATCACAACAGGATGGGCCGCCACAAGCCCCATTTAGCCCTCAAACAGGTTGAACAATGTTTAAAACGTTTGAAAAACATGGATTTGGAGGGTTCAATTCAACATCTGTCTGAGTTGTTTTCTTCCAATGAAAACCAGCCTGTAAATACCAAGGCATGTGTCATTCCTAGCCAACCAGTGGTTGAGCTGGTGCTCATGAAGATTTTGGGAGCCTGCAAGTTGTTACTTCGCTTCTTGGACTGTTGCTGCAAGACATTTCTCTTGACTGTGAAGCACCTAGGCTTGCaagaattcattattttaaacctTGTGATGGTTGGGCTGGTGAGCAGGTTATGGGTTCTCTATAAAGGTGTTTTGAAAAGGCTGACGTCTTTATATGAGCCATTGTTTGGATTGCTTCAGCAGGTCTCTAGGATTCAACCACTGCCTTActtcaaagattttacttttccttctgatATTGCTGAGTTTTTAGGACAGCCCTATTTTGaggtctttaagaaaaaaatgcctaCAGCTTTTGCAGCTAAAGGAGTAACTAAATTGTTAAATAAACTGTTTTTATCAAAAGAGCAATCACCAAGGTCTAGTCAAGAAACTATACACAGAATTTCCAAAAAAGCTAAACAAATGAGGATCAATACACAGAATAATGTGGATCTTGGAAAGccaataaagaataagaaagtcTTCAAAGAAAAGTCATCAGAATTTGATGTGAGAGCTTTCTGCAAACAGCTGAAACACAAAGCTACTCAGGAGACCAACTTAAAATGTTCTCAGTCCAAACTAAAGGCAACCAAACATTCTTGTCAGAAAGCAACAGGAACTCCCTGTGCCAAAAGTTTTGTGCAGAGATTTCGAGAGGCTGAAAGTTTTACTCAACTCGCTGAAGAAATCCGAACAGCAATTTTGTGGTGCAGGAGTAAAAAACTCAAGGCTCAGGCCTCCTTTCTGGGTAACAAACTTCTTAAAAGTAACCGGCTTAAACATGTGGAAGCTCAAGGGTGTAGTCTGCCAAAGAAATTAGAGTGCATAAAAACATCTATTTGCAACTGCCTTCTTCGTGGCTCAGGAATCAAAACTTCAAAGTGTCATGTGAGACGAAGAAGATCTCAGAATAGATTTTTACTGGAACAGAGGAAACTACAGAGAAAGTTGCAG ttgaCTCTTTCAAAGGAAATTCAGCCATCCTCTCAAGGGAATCAGAATGCTACAGATAGCAGTAAATGGAGACTCTCGCAGTATACAGTTCAGAGAAATGATCTCTCCCCTAACAGTAAACTTCTCCTGAGTAGCAGAATTTCAAATCCTGTCATACAAACTAAAGAGAAACAAATTCAAGAAAACCTTACAGGAAGAACtgaaaatgaaactgattcatgGACAGTACTGCAAATGAACAAACATAATGCATCAGGAACCATTAAGGAGACAGATGACATTGATGATATTTTTGCTTTAATGGGAGTTTAG